In the Lepus europaeus isolate LE1 chromosome 18, mLepTim1.pri, whole genome shotgun sequence genome, one interval contains:
- the GALR2 gene encoding LOW QUALITY PROTEIN: galanin receptor type 2 (The sequence of the model RefSeq protein was modified relative to this genomic sequence to represent the inferred CDS: inserted 1 base in 1 codon), with product MTGWDGQGSKNVSRAGSGDTGGWQLAAVLVPLLFGLIFLAGTVGNALVLALLLRGGQAVSTTKLLILHLGVADLCFILCCVPXQATIYTLDGWVFGSLLRRAVQFLVFLTMHASSFTLAAVSLDRYLAICYLLYSRELRTPRNALAAIGVIWGLSLLFSGPYLSYYRQSQLANLTVCHPAWSMSRRRAMDLCTFVFSYLLPVLVLGLTYARTLSYLWRAAGPVAAGSGSRRAKRKVTRMTIIVAALFCLCWLPHHALILCVAFGRFPLTRATYALRILSHLVSYVNPIVYALGSKLFRRICAGLLDRTSRRASRARGTPSVAAARWSGRPPA from the exons ATGACCGGCTGGGACGGCCAGGGGTCCAAGAATGTGAGCCGGGCGGGCAGTGGGGACACGGGCGGCTGGCAGCTGGCAGCTGTCCTCGTGCCTCTGCTCTTCGGGCTCATCTTCCTCGCGGGCACGGTGGGCAACGCGCTGGTGCTGGCCTTGCTGCTGCGCGGTGGGCAGGCGGTCAGCACCACCAAGCTGCTCATCCTCCACCTGGGCGTGGCTGACCTGTGTTTCATCCTGTGCTGCGTGC CCCAGGCCACCATCTACACCCTGGACGGCTGGGTGTTCGGCTCACTGCTCCGCAGGGCTGTGCAATTCCTCGTCTTCCTCACCATGCACGCCAGCAGCTTCACGCTGGCCGCCGTGTCCTTGGACAG GTATCTGGCCATCTGCTACCTACTGTACTCCCGCGAGCTACGGACACCTCGCAATGCGCTGGCGGCCATCGGGGTCATCTGGGGGCTGTCCCTGCTCTTCTCCGGGCCCTACCTGAGCTACTACCGCCAGTCACAGCTGGCCAACTTGACCGTGTGCCACCCGGCGTGGAGCATGTCTCGCCGCCGCGCCATGGACCTCTGCACCTTCGTCTTCAGCTACTTGCTCCCGGTGCTTGTCCTCGGCCTGACCTACGCGCGCACCCTGAGCTACCTGTGGCGCGCCGCCGGCCCAGTGGCTGCGGGTTCAGGCAGCCGGCGCGCCAAGCGCAAGGTGACACGCATGACCATCATCGTGGCCGCGCTCTTCTGCCTCTGCTGGCTGCCCCACCACGCGCTCATCCTCTGCGTGGCGTTCGGCCGCTTCCCGCTCACGCGCGCCACCTACGCGCTGCGCATCCTCTCGCACCTGGTCTCCTACGTCAACCCCATAGTCTACGCGCTGGGCTCCAAGCTCTTCCGCAGGATCTGCGCAGGCCTGCTGGACCGCACCTCGCGCCGAGCCTCCCGCGCACGCGGGACACCCTCAGTGGCAGCTGCGCGCTGGAGCGGGCGTCCACCCGCCTGA
- the ZACN gene encoding LOW QUALITY PROTEIN: zinc-activated ligand-gated ion channel (The sequence of the model RefSeq protein was modified relative to this genomic sequence to represent the inferred CDS: substituted 2 bases at 2 genomic stop codons) yields MARRILLHLAFLGLGSIWPSVQGPNFHVLAVGRXKMXDLNSLLEKQETTQIPKNGSAPLLVSVQVFVSNVFNVDILRYTVSYMLMLRLSWLDARLAWNASTSPRHVVTLPMDSLWTPGLSIREALWTEWKDQSPQAAVAQDGHVEINLSLTTEANCDFELLHFPRDQSSCNLSFFVFSNTARELEFQAHVRNEIVSVKREYVVSDVKTRALPQQLVPCFQVTLSLKNTALKSIISLIVPGEVLLLADVCGGLLPLQAFERIAYKVTLLLSYLVFHSSLVQGLPSSSSCNPLLTHYFTVLLLLLFVSTTETVLLTGLLARSNLRAQPCPSPAPAGPRERGSPGPDPEGAPGGGKGSGRSWAEAADRVFFLTYVASVLCSQLIFATIWIWATCESDPPPGMAGPHGGQPRF; encoded by the exons ATGGCTCGGAGGATCCTGCTCCATCTCGCCTTCCTGGGGCTTGGCAGCATCTGGCCCTCGGTTCAGGGGCCCAACTTCCATGTGCTGGCCGTGGGTAGGTAGAAGATGTAAG ACCTCAATTCTCTCCTGGAGAAACAAGAAACCACCCAGATTCCCAAGAACGGGAGTGCACCCCTGCTCGTGAGCGTGCAAGTGTTCGTGTCCAACGTGTTTAACGTG GACATCCTGCGCTACACAGTGTCCTACATGCTGATGCTTCGGCTG TCCTGGCTGGATGCCCGGCTGGCCTGGAATGCCAGTACGTCCCCGCGACACGTTGTCACGCTGCCCATGGACTCCCTCTGGACACCTGGACTCTCCATCCGGGAGGC GCTCTGGACAGAGTGGAAGGACCAGAGCCCGcaggctgcagtggcccaggacgGCCACGTTGAGATCAACCTGTCCCTCACCACCGAGGCCAACTGCGACTTCGAGCTCCTGCACTTCCCCCGGGACCAGAGCAGCTGCAACCTGAGCTTCTTCGTTTTCAGCAACACTG CGAGggagctggagttccaggcccatGTCAGGAATGAGATCGTCAGCGTCAAGCGGGAATACGTGGTCAGTGACGTGAAGACGCgggccctgccccagcagctgGTGCCCTGCTTCCAGGTGACG CTGAGCCTGAAGAACACGGCGCTGAAGTCCATCATCTCGCTGATAGTCCCCGGGGAGGTCTTGCTGCTGGCAGACGTGTGCGGGGGGCTGCTGCCCCTGCAGGCCTTCGAGCGCATTGCCTACAAGGTGACGCTGCTGCTGAGCTACCTGGTCTTCCATTCCTCCCTGGTGCAGGGcctgcccagctcctcctcctgcaaCCCACTGCTCA CTCACTACTTCAccgtcctgctgctgctgctcttcgtCAGCACCACGGAGACCGTGCTGCTCACCGGGCTGCTGGCCCGCAGCAACctcagggcccagccctgccccagccccgccccagcggGGCCacgagagcgtgggagcccagggccTGATCCTGAAG GTGCCCCCGGAGGAGGAAAGGGGTCAGGGAGAAGCTGGGCCGAGGCGGCCGACCGCGTCTTCTTCCTCACGtacgtggccagcgtgctgtgcagCCAGCTCATCTTTGCCACCATCTGGATCTGGGCAACGTGCGAGTCTGACCCGCCCCCCGGGATGGCCGGCCCCCACGGCGGGCAGCCCAGGTTCTAG